Proteins co-encoded in one Pocillopora verrucosa isolate sample1 chromosome 1, ASM3666991v2, whole genome shotgun sequence genomic window:
- the LOC131788718 gene encoding histamine H2 receptor-like: MSLFGEYPCTNQSVAPIYISFTTATICVPLCLFTIAGNLLVVLAIFIDPNKDLKSPFNHFVANLAISDLLVGFVVDPTAVVYHVKEGVERKLPPLPYIHMPYFISCTASVLSLAALTLDRYLAITSPLTYRTKLNPKRAGFVAAGIWLFSLSFPFIYLVTGYLTYSFVFLHTVVIGTLLVILLTYLKIFRVFKDQVRQWDSLDQTNVDNQARRQAARREQKVTKTFIIMLTLFLACYLPSCICIYIINLCTVCSCTLIHWARDIPFLLILANSGVNPFLYAWRFENFRKAFMKLLRNRKCCRQRSQRTLRFDNVAMETMDN; encoded by the coding sequence ATGTCTCTGTTTGGTGAATATCCGTGCACAAATCAATCAGTTGCTCCAATCTACATCTCGTTTACTACGGCCACGATATGTGTTCCGCTGTGTCTATTTACCATCGCTGGAAATTTACTCGTCGTGTTAGCAATCTTCATCGATCCAAACAAAGATCTAAAGTCACCTTTTAACCATTTTGTGGCCAACCTTGCCATTAGCGATCTATTGGTGGGATTCGTCGTTGACCCGACTGCGGTGGTGTACCATGTAAAGGAAGGAGTTGAGAGGAAACTGCCACCTTTACCCTACATTCACATGCCGTACTTCATTTCATGTACAGCTTCTGTTCTCAGTTTGGCAGCTTTAACATTGGATCGATATTTGGCGATAACTTCTCCGCTAACCTACAGAACAAAATTGAATCCTAAGCGAGCAGGTTTTGTGGCGGCTGGCATCTGGTTATTCTCACTAAGTTTCCCATTCATATACCTTGTTACAGGCTACCTTACATATTCATTTGTCTTTCTCCACACAGTCGTAATTGGCACTCTCTTAGTCATCCTTCTAACATATCTGAAGATATTTCGAGTGTTCAAAGATCAAGTGAGACAGTGGGATTCTTTGGATCAAACGAACGTGGACAATCAGGCGAGGAGACAGGCGGCAAGAAGGGAACAGAAAGTGACGAAGACCTTTATTATTATGCTGACCCTCTTCTTAGCATGCTATCTGCCTTCCTGTATCTGCATTTACATTATTAATTTATGCACAGTCTGCAGTTGCACACTTATTCACTGGGCAAGAGATATTCCTTTCCTTCTGATCTTAGCCAATTCAGGAGTGAACCCGTTTCTGTATGCCTGGcggtttgaaaatttcaggAAAGCGTTCATGAAGCTTTTGAGGAACAGAAAGTGTTGTCGACAACGAAGCCAAAGAACCTTAAGATTTGACAACGTCGCCATGGAGACGATGGACAACTGA
- the LOC131788829 gene encoding adenosine receptor A1, with amino-acid sequence MSLFGEYPCTNQSVAPSYIAFTTAAVTVPLCLFTVPGNLLVVLAIFIDPNKDLKSPFNYFVASLAISDLLMGFFVDPTSVVYHVMEGTARKRPPASYLHVPLFISCTASVLSLAALTLDRYLAITSPLTYRTQLNPKRAGFVAAGIWVFSLSFPFIYLVTGYLTYSFVFLHTVVIGTLLVILLTYLRIFRVIRDQVKQWDSLDQTNVDNQAKRQAARWEQKVTKTFIIILTLFLACYLPACICIYIVNLCKACSCTLIHWARDIPALLITANSGVNPFVYAWRFENFRKAFAKLLRNRKCCRKQIQRTLTFENIAMQGTESN; translated from the coding sequence ATGTCTCTGTTTGGTGAATATCCGTGCACAAATCAATCAGTTGCTCCAAGCTACATCGCGTTCACAACGGCCGCGGTAACTGTTCCCTTGTGCCTGTTTACGGTCCCTGGAAATTTACTCGTCGTGTTAGCAATCTTCATCGATCCAAACAAAGATCTAAAATCGCCTTTCAACTACTTTGTGGCCAGCCTTGCCATTAGCGATCTTTTGATGGGATTCTTCGTCGACCCGACTTCGGTAGTGTATCATGTAATGGAAGGAACTGCTAGAAAAAGACCACCAGCATCCTACCTTCACGTGCCGTTATTCATTTCGTGTACAGCTTCTGTTCTCAGTTTGGCAGCTTTAACACTGGATCGATATTTGGCGATAACGTCTCCGCTAACCTACAGAACACAATTGAATCCTAAGCGAGCGGGTTTTGTGGCGGCTGGCATCTGGGTATTCTCATTAAGTTTCCCTTTCATATACCTTGTTACAGGCTACCTTACATATTCATTTGTCTTTCTCCACACAGTCGTAATTGGCACTCTCTTAGTCATCCTTCTTACGTATCTGAGAATATTTCGTGTGATCAGAGATCAAGTGAAACAATGGGATTCTTTGGATCAGACAAACGTGGACAACCAGGCAAAGAGACAGGCGGCAAGATGGGAACAGAAAGTGACCAAGACCTTTATTATTATACTGACTCTCTTCTTAGCATGCTATCTTCCTGCCTGTATCTGCATTTACATTGTTAACTTATGCAAAGCGTGCAGTTGCACTCTTATACACTGGGCAAGAGATATTCCTGCTCTTTTGATCACGGCTAATTCAGGAGTGAACCCTTTTGTGTATGCCTGGcggtttgaaaatttcaggAAAGCGTTCGCAAAACTTTTGAGGAACAGAAAGTGCTgtagaaaacaaatacaaagaaCTTTAACATTTGAAAACATAGCCATGCAGGGAACAGAAAGTAACTAA
- the LOC131788800 gene encoding histamine H2 receptor-like, whose amino-acid sequence MSLFGEYPCTNQSVAPIHIAFTTAAVTVPLCLFTVAGNVLVVLAIFIDPNKDLKSPFNYFVASLAISDLLVGFVVDPTSVVYHVMEGTARKRPPASYLHVPFFISCTASVLSLAALTLDRYLAITSPLTYRTKLNPKRAGFVAAGIWLFSLSFPFIYLVTGYLTYSFVFLHTVVIGTLLIIILTYHKILRVLKSQMEQWNSLDQTNIDNQAKRQTARWEQKVTETFIIILAFFLACYLPACICIYIVNLCKACSCTLIHWARDIPSLLITANSGVNPFVYAWRFENFRKAFAKLLGNRKCCRKQRQRTLTFDNIAMQGTESN is encoded by the coding sequence ATGTCTCTGTTCGGTGAATATCCGTGCACTAATCAATCAGTTGCTCCAATCCACATTGCGTTCACGACGGCCGCAGTAACTGTTCCTTTATGTCTGTTTACGGTCGCTGGGAATGTACTCGTCGTGTTGGCAATCTTCATCGATCCAAACAAAGATCTCAAATCACCTTTTAACTACTTTGTGGCCAGCCTTGCCATTAGCGATCTTTTGGTGGGATTCGTCGTCGACCCGACTTCGGTAGTGTATCATGTAATGGAAGGAACTGCGAGAAAAAGACCACCAGCATCCTACCTTCACGTGCCGTTCTTCATTTCGTGTACAGCTTCTGTTCTCAGTTTGGCAGCTTTAACACTGGATCGATATTTGGCGATAACGTCTCCGCTAACCTACAGAACAAAGTTAAATCCTAAGCGAGCAGGTTTTGTGGCGGCTGGCATCTGGTTATTCTCACTAAGTTTCCCTTTCATATACCTTGTCACGGGTTACCTCACATATTCATTTGTCTTCCTCCACACAGTCGTGATTGGCACTCTCTTAATCATCATTCTTACTTATCACAAGATCCTTCGTGTATTAAAAAGTCAAATGGAACAGTGGAATTCTTTGGATCAGACGAACATAGACAATCAGGCGAAGAGACAGACAGCAAGATGGGAACAGAAAGTAACCGAAACCTTTATTATCATACTGGCTTTCTTCTTAGCATGCTATCTTCCTGCCTGTATCTGCATTTACATTGTTAACTTATGCAAAGCATGCAGTTGCACACTTATTCACTGGGCAAGAGATATTCCTTCTCTTTTGATCACGGCTAATTCAGGAGTGAACCCGTTTGTGTATGCCTGGcggtttgaaaatttcaggAAAGCGTTCGCAAAACTTCTGGGGAACAGAAAGTGCtgtagaaaacaaagacaaagaacTTTAACATTTGACAACATAGCCATGCAGGGAACAGAAAGTAACTAA
- the LOC131788799 gene encoding histamine H2 receptor-like — protein MSLFGEYPCTNQSVAPIYISFTTATICVPLCLFTIAGNLLVVLAIFIDPNKDLKSPFNYFVANLAISDLLVGFVVDPTTVVYHVMEGVERKLPPLPYIHIPYFISCTASVLSLAALTLDRYLAIASPLFYRTQLNPKRASFVAASIWLFSLSFPFIYLVTGYLTYSFVFLHTVVIGTLLVIILTYYKILRVLKNQMEQWNSSDQTNANNQANRQAARWEQKVTETFIIILALFLACYLPSCICIYIINLCKVCSCTLIHWARDIPLLLILVNSGVNPFVYAWRFENFRKAFVGLLRDRKRSRRESQITLAFDNMTMDN, from the coding sequence ATGTCTCTGTTCGGTGAATATCCGTGCACAAATCAATCAGTTGCTCCAATCTACATCTCGTTTACTACGGCCACGATATGTGTTCCGCTGTGTCTATTTACCATCGCCGGAAATTTACTCGTCGTGTTAGCAATCTTCATCGATCCAAACAAAGATCTCAAATCACCTTTTAACTACTTTGTGGCCAACCTTGCCATTAGCGATCTTTTGGTGGGATTCGTCGTCGACCCGACTACGGTGGTGTACCATGTAATGGAAGGAGTTGAGAGGAAACTGCCACCTTTACCCTACATTCACATACCGTACTTCATTTCGTGTACAGCTTCTGTTCTCAGTTTGGCAGCTTTAACACTGGATCGATATTTGGCGATAGCTTCTCCGCTATTCTACAGAACACAGCTGAATCCTAAGCGAGCAAGTTTTGTGGCGGCTAGCATCTGGTTATTTTCACtaagttttcctttcatatACCTTGTCACGGGCTACCTCACATATTCATTCGTCTTCCTCCACACAGTCGTAATTGGCACTCTCTTAGTCATCATTCTTACTTATTACAAGATTCTCCGTgtattaaaaaatcaaatggaaCAATGGAATTCTTCGGATCAGACGAACGCGAACAATCAGGCGAACAGACAGGCAGCAAGATGGGAACAGAAAGTAACCGAAACTTTTATTATCATATTGGCTCTCTTCTTAGCATGCTATCTGCCTTCCTGTATTTgcatttacattattaacttaTGCAAAGTTTGCAGTTGCACACTTATTCACTGGGCAAGAGATATTCCTCTCCTACTGATCTTAGTCAATTCAGGAGTGAACCCGTTTGTGTATGCCTGGCGATTTGAAAATTTCAGGAAAGCGTTCGTAGGACTTTTGAGGGACAGAAAGCGTTCTCGACGAGAAAGCCAAATAACTTTAGCATTCGACAACATGACGATGGATAATTGA
- the LOC131788711 gene encoding uncharacterized protein, with translation MAVGKGTKFSPPHGITTSSSQMNKTVIRKQNKSKEGKKLQEFEVFSKFGGLTSKDKFTKTSLFGNYENAALPRSKIRSAVEKPPRIRKKSLHTEALDARLLQREEENLDYKYVFVGETDLEKSTRERLLREVKQQNWIDSERSCHYESPPSTPSILGRKMGVAAPLHGTRLKSGTLISFAPRVQYCDRLVHVGKDEYSKQFCDVLGPDLCTDCTKSQMQQFVIDEHIRSFPDICVSPYVLCVPQETERDLKTPFSVYKECDPLQRRRPSPVSLTHHLQGLKTRPNSCSNEKSRSHDSNYAADFIQSESQSSSLPLEVRLCARSPISSICSSRRSSITRFLIESKNNELCSKGEHSDEDGKMDVFQTSLRGRISPAFRSPMADYNDGDEGSFEANCFNKRGRKPHSSSGLNIARSRSSMCKTPSIERTGKLREVPYWKILIPEPPMMEVGRMNVSIYTPKQIPGIKIFDERFFEI, from the coding sequence ATGGCTGTGGGTAAAGGAACGAAGTTTTCTCCACCACATGGTATCACAACCTCTTCTTCACAGATGAACAAAACCGtcataagaaaacaaaacaagtcgaaagaaggaaagaaactCCAGGAGTTTGAAGTCTTTTCTAAATTCGGGGGTCTCACCTCTAAAGACAAATTTACAAAAACCAGCCTCTTCGGCAATTACGAAAACGCTGCTTTGCCCCGGAGTAAGATTCGCTCAGCCGTGGAAAAACCACCGCGAATTCGCAAAAAGTCACTACACACAGAGGCGCTTGATGCTCGATTATTACAGAGAGAGGAAGAAAACTTAGATTATAAATACGTTTTCGTTGGAGAAACCGACCTTGAAAAATCTACCAGAGAACGTTTATTACGGGAGGTAAAACAACAGAATTGGATTGACAGCGAGAGATCATGTCATTACGAGAGCCCGCCATCGACCCCGAGTATTTTAGGAAGGAAAATGGGTGTCGCAGCACCTCTCCATGGCACGCGCTTGAAAAGTGGAACTTTAATCAGCTTTGCCCCTAGAGTACAATACTGTGATCGATTGGTACACGTAGGCAAGGATGAGTATTCGAAACAGTTCTGTGATGTTCTTGGTCCTGACCTGTGCACTGACTGTACCAAGTCTCAGATGCAACAATTTGTTATCGACGAACACATCCGAAGTTTTCCAGACATTTGTGTTTCGCCATATGTTTTGTGCGTCCCGCAAGAAACCGAAAGAGACCTCAAAACCCCATTCTCCGTCTACAAGGAATGTGACCCACTGCAACGCAGAAGACCTTCACCTGTCTCTTTAACCCACCACCTTCAAGGTCTTAAAACGCGTCCAAATAGTTGCTCTAACGAAAAATCAAGATCACACGACTCTAACTACGCTGCTGATTTCATCCAAAGCGAGAGCCAGAGCAGCAGTTTGCCCTTAGAAGTTCGACTTTGTGCGAGGTCACCAATTTCGTCGATCTGTAGTTCTCGAAGATCAAGTATTACAAGGTTCTTGATCGAATCAAAAAATAACGAATTATGCTCGAAAGGTGAACATTCAGACGAAGACGGAAAAATGGATGTTTTTCAGACCTCACTGCGAGGAAGGATCTCACCTGCGTTTCGCAGTCCCATGGCTGACTATAATGATGGAGACGAGGGCAGTTTCGAAGCTAACTGTTTCAATAAAAGGGGCAGGAAACCTCATTCTTCCTCAGGGCTAAACATAGCAAGATCAAGAAGTTCCATGTGCAAGACTCCCTCTATTGAAAGAACTGGAAAGCTCCGGGAGGTACCTTACTGGAAGATTTTGATACCTGAGCCACCAATGATGGAAGTTGGGCGGATGAATGTCAGCATTTATACTCCAAAGCAAATCCCAGGAATCAAGATTTTTGatgaaagattttttgaaatttga